Within Spinacia oleracea cultivar Varoflay chromosome 4, BTI_SOV_V1, whole genome shotgun sequence, the genomic segment ttaacattataaaaattataaagtttgctttcgaaaaactaaaacctccgaaaagtcatagttagggttcgaatttgggaattctgggttcggcgacaAATATATGATTTTTGTCataattttaaaacgccgtttacatgcgaaattcaatataaaattatacgattccgaccattattgacaaaactgccgaaaaatccttagaacatataatcaaataatcgcacgaatttgcaattaattacatacaacgaaattaatcacccatttaattcattgcaaatttatagaatttaaccatgttaactactccctccgtcccggaatattgacctgttttccttatcgggccgtcccttaatacttgacctgtttctaaaaatggaaatattctaacaatattatattatttctcactccacccctattaacccacctaccccctactccatacaaaaaataattaaaaattcaacccctactctcccccaatcccacccctttacacattttccactaactacattaaaataataccccgcTATCAACtattacctattaaattaaataagtcaattcaagtaccttaaactttgtgccggtcaaaccgggtcgagtattccgggacggagggagtataattgattatggaactaattaaaggctcgtgataccactattaggttatgacaaatataaaacatatatttcatgcggaaaaaccataaagccatgaatccaaattaattgccacatagtcaattagcataatttaggatacatacatgtgacgcgtgccttccctagctgctcccgaaccgaacaagaacaagtttaggactccaaatgtcgcccctccgtagatagtccacaacacgttcggatccgccttagattcaattaactagaatattatctaaggttttatgttattcgaaagcttaattatattttaggcaaattattaagttagttcttaaacttaaactatatgaatacttgttgattgaGATGTATAAATTTTGATTATGAATGacatatttatagggaggaaatatcggacttagatttcccctaggattcaaataactaattctatcagaattctagttaaattaatccattataATGTAATGTTTAATAAAacacaaaacatttaattcttgtggaattaggaaaacaattaatcaagcaatcctaaacgaccaaggatttgtagcattgcacacacacacacacaaacgcAGCCCACGATGGGCGTTGTGCGCGGCTCGGCTCAAGGCaggcgctggcagcacgcggcccatcctTGGGCACTGCTGCTTGGCCTTGCTGGCTCGCTTGCTGCGGGCTTGGctgtgccttgctcgctgctcgcgggcctcgctggcctagctgcgcgcgggcttcgctaggcacggtctggcttcgtgctgggtcttgcgtctagcaagctcgtccgacgacTGTTTCGTACCTCGCGCTTCCggttcgttttccgattccggaattcatttccgattcaaacaatatttaatattttcgattccggaatttatttccgtttacaaatatttaatatttccgattccggaatttattttcgattccgaaaatatttccgattctggtaatatttctgtttccggcaatatttctatttccaataatattttccgatacgtaccatgtttccgttttcagcaacatctacgacttggataatatttatatttccgttatgatccatatttccgtttccggcaatatcatcatttccggagtattcatattttgccttttgacgatttcagctcccactggaaccgagatccgtcgattccgaatattcataattagagtatttaattcacttaaatacttgatccgttcacgtactatttgtgtgaccctacgggttcagtcaagagtaagctttggattaatattattaattccactcgaactgaagcgacctctagctaggcattcagctcacttgatctcactgaattattaacttgcataattaattaatattgaaccgcatttattaaacttagcattgaatgcatacttggaccaagggaattatttccttcacttcggGGCCTGACTTTGGCGATTGGCAGTGGTGActtgccaccttacctttttcCTTTGGTGGGTTTGGTGTTTTTTCCGCAGGTGATGTtcgtcattatgcttttcttgcttctctATTGTAGTCTTTTGGTTTGCAGTCAAAGCTTTTACTTCCacacggagttgcaccaaccacctagcaaggataacagtatcgtcatcatcctatTGGGGGAGACACGATTAAGGTGTCTACAGTGACGCAATTGACTTTCTCATGATGGAAGATTCAATTGTGTCGCTGATTTATAAAACTGCGAAGCAAATACCTTTGCTTCGCAGTTTTATAAATCAGCGATGTAAATTACTTATAATCACTTTTTTTCAAGACAAACAATAATTTGCGCCAACCAAACTAAAACTGCGACGTAAATAACAAGTTTTCAGGATAAAATTTAACCATCGTGTCACATGTTTATATGTGCGACACAAATATGGTGATGCAAATTAACACTTTTCCGCTAGTGAAGAAAAAAGAACCGAACGGCGGTGAAAATAGCTCTCGACCTTTTCCTGATTGCAAACTTGAAGAAACTCTAGCTTCTATAtaaaactttctctctctaagatcTGGGGTGAAAGATTGACAATTAGGGTAAAAATGAAGTTTACCCTCACCCTATATGTATATAGGGGCAGAAGGGGAAAAGTCTGCCACGCGTCACCGTATCTACGGCGCGGAAAATTTTGTTCCAAAAAACGAACAGTTAACTACAGTCTAGTGAAGCGATTTTACACTACTACCCTCCTTttggggcaaatgatgtgggtaaATTTACCCGCACTAGCATGGCCCAATAAACACGCTCCATGTGTCCATTGTTAGAGCTTAGGAGGCGATAGTGACACCTAATGTGTTAACCCTCAATCTCATTAATCAATCAATCTTTCCTTATTGGACCAAATACGTACTAGGTAATGGTTCTTTTCTGTATATGGCTTAACACCCAAGAAAGGATAATTATCCTCCCCGTCAAGGGACACATGTCACTCTCAAGGTAATCAACCAATCATATTCTTTCCTTTCTACGGTTTTCCCTAAAAATTCAACAGTATAAATACCTCTTTTTCCGAGGAAAAAGGGGTTGGGTTCTCGATACAATGAATACACCACTATTCATGATATTGATTGCACTCTCTTCTCTCTAAACTTAttacttctttctctctctaaaagccTTTAATCTTATTTAAACATCGGAGAAAATATTCCTACGAAAATATTCTTGTTTTACAAGTGACATAACCGACGGCGTGTTGGACAAGTCTCTACGTTGAAACGAATACCTGCTCGTTATCAACCCCAGGAAAAACTACCACAACACTTTTAATCTTAATTATTGGTTCAATACCTCATTAGTAGTACGTTCCATGTTATTTGATTTGGCTTACTTTTTTGGTACTTGAATGACTGGATATTCGTTaattaagattttataaaaatcatttTTGTAGGTTATTTTCATTGGAATTTTACAATTATCTGTATCATTGAGATGCCTAACTTTTTTTTAAGACGACCCTGGTGTTGAAGAAAGGCTTCCCAAATAACACATGTGAGTGTCCCACATTGAGAAGAGATGAGAGAGTTAATCGCTTAATAAGGCTAAGgggctactccccttattgccatatggttttaaggtggaacctccttTGAACTTGTTAAGTGGACTCTCTCTCTTTGTGACGGGCGTGGCCCAGGCCCGTATTTAACACCTGGtcaaatattaataaaatagaGGGTGTTTTGATTGTATGTTAAATatgaaaagatttttaaattttCATTAAGGATAACGTGAAGAACTTTTACTTACGAGTTACGAGGAACATAAAACTTAACTTTAATCGAAGAAATTTTGTAAACATGAAGTGAACATGGCAATGAATAATGGTCTTCTAAAATTTCCTTGGAAACAATAGAAGCAACAAGAGAAGGCCTTTTCAAAACTTTTTTACCAGATAAAAGCGACGTTCTTGCTACTGATTAAGGAGGTGACGTAGAAACTAATTAAAATAGTGGTTGAAAGATCTCCTAACTCCAATCCGATAAATGACGGCTTGCCTTATTAATTACGTGTATGTTTTGGTTATAAAATTGCCCTTCTCGTCCTTCCTTAACCACCTAATTTGCACCGAAGCTAATTGATAAATTAGTTTGTCATGCTACATAATATTTAGTCATATATTTTGTCTATATAGTTCAAATTtaaatctttttttttctttggccAAATTTGTTTCAAGCCAATTTGATTGGCAAAATTAATTTCTCATTTAACTCCAATAGTTAAACTAGTAACTTAGATTTCTACCTACATCCAATAAAGTTGCTCTAAATACTTAGTATCAAAGTAATTCATAATTAGTAAAATACTTAAATTATGTTACTGTGTCATGAAATAGGgaataactagtgtgtggctcggACGATATCCcgattgctacattgaatagttaaaattttagatttttcttgagcaaaaTATTTGATAAGATACATGTATAACATGAAGTGAAAGCATTCATCAAGTTCGTCAACTACGTAAACacactaagtcatttatcacgagaaataatttttcaattgcatcatcttacaatttgtataatttgttttcaggaaataagtgattcaaaatttacaaacaccaaattagactTATGCAGTCATGCAAGGCATTTatgtagttgatgcttatgagacttatgacatcatgtttattcatggttgtcctaattttttaattattatttttttccaaaatagtcaatagaaaataaaaagtcacataaaagtttagttgttgtaaacttcatgttaacattcatttataaattaatgtgaagagataaaccacaaatggttgttggttaagatggtaatgagagttatcctCCACACTTGAGGTATGGAGTTCGAACCTCATTGTACGTATagatttttggttgtccatgatttgacatatcatttggtgagtggaatagtggatgatgtggcgcaaaaggaagagtactacgtgccacatagacatttttctcaacgccttttaatatattagtatagactAGAACGCGAAATGATAAAATCAGGCACAAGTTGTCACGTGGCCTGTATAGAAATGATACATCTCCGACACCTGTATCCTTTTTTCCCGCAGCATAAAGAGCAACTGTCTCAATCTTTTacgctattttttttttttttttgttgttgaaggTAAGACTAAATGGAAGTGAGGGGGAATAAAGGGGAAATACTCACTCCCAAAGAGCCCCTAATAGAGTTTGATCCCATAACCTTGAGGTTATGAAGTCAAACTTTTACCACTGAGCCAAGCCTTGTTTGATCTTTTACGCTATCATAAAAACAGAATAATTTAAGGCGGGTCACAGCAATACGGCAATTCCCGAATCGTGTTTTGAGATAGCGTCAGTTTGTGGTGATATTTTTCAGGTAGCTACTAAGATAGTAAGATGGCAAATGTGTATGTTATTAAGTGTGAAAGAGATAGTGTAAGAAGGGCGCATATATAGGCTCGTGACGCTGACAAATTTGGTTAGTTTTAACACAACttcttatttacaaagggtatacaataaatattgtacacttaAGTAAAAAGTTAacacaaaatgcttaaaagttaagcttatataggtaaaagttattaattttttatgaatttttttttcattttagtaaaacttatttcttcaaaatcactaataatgtataaaattaatcatttaaatctttaatttgttttctatcaactatttttttactaatattaaagttaatcaaaactaggttaaagttcctaaaaaatgggtaaaagttatcttggtgtacaataaatttattgtacaccttgtgcgcgcaagaccttttgtagtTTTAATCATTTCTCATTGAAGCAAATCTCTCGTCAACTAAGGCCCTGTTTTTTTAAGTTGAAATGAAAAATTGAAGTTAATTGAACTTAACTTAAttaaactgaaataaataataagtactaaataataaataaaaacttaataaacaataaaaataatcaataaataatcctttcatttttttttattcttcatGCACTAAAttaaactgaacttaacttaaaaATAAAccttgaaattgaaattaagccaaaaagggAAGGGACTAAGATCATCTGAAAGTTCTCTACAAAAATACTTCAGTATGTCAAATTGGCTAAATGTAAATTAGGGCAAATAGAAGGGCAAATGAGACTTATCACTATACTccttccgtatttatttaagagatacacttggtcaggcacgggtattaagaaaaaaaattgaatgaaataaagtaataaaacaagtggagttgggtagatattttaataagtaaaacaagtggggaccatgtcattttaggggataGAGAGTGGAAAAAAGGTGtagataaattatttaattagatggtgggattgataaattactgaaaatgacaagtgtatctcttaaataaatacgaccgAAAAAAACAAgcgtatcccttaaataaatacggaataCACTCAAGAATCATAGTGACCAACTACAAGAGTTAAGCAAACATATTAATATGAGTAAGCACCAAATGCATGGAAAACAAGCATCTATATGTCTTAAAAGGAATGCAAGCTAAGGTTAATCGATCAACTCATTAAAAAAAGGCATTGGACACGTGGAGGTTTGTAAAGGGTACAACAACCAACCTTAGCTTGTTTCACATCAGTAGTTGTACCGTTTTACTATACAAATGTCCCTCCTAATTTTGATTTAAACACAACAATTAATAAgagaaaatataaaaagaatAGGAGCTAGCTTAGCTTAGTTTGCAACATAAGAATCCGTTTTTAAATTGGGTTTTTTTGTTTATATACATCAATGGGATCCTCATATAATTTGTTGGAAAAGCTTGGGTTACACAAGATGATCATGAAGGTAACACCATCCAATAAGGCTTTAGTGATCAGAATCAATGTTATCTTGTTTGCATTCTTTGGCATTGGATATTTCACTGTTCTCCTCTGGCGGCCATTCCCATCGGTATATCAGGATAAAGTCCTAACATCGTCCCTTGTAAGGTGTTCCCTACGAGAATGCCATCACAAGGTAAGGTGAGCCTGCCTTATACAgtatatatatagatatatCATTCAACTTGGTGTAACAAATAAGATCTAGACGCATGTAAAGATTAAAATTTGGGTATTAAAACGAAAATTTAGGGTCCAAGTAATCAGAGTTGTCATTTTATGAAGTCATCATGTAAATCGTAAAATCATCCTAGACTatgtgaatatatatatatatatatatatatatatatatatatatatatatatatatatatatatatatatatatatatatatatctcgaACATATCCTAACAGATCAGCTCCTACGTATGATTTAATATGTAATGTAACACTTTTTTGTTAAACTTTGATGACTTTTGCAGGCAGAAAGTggtgtaaaaataaaaacagtCCTGGAAGAGAAACGATCAAATCAAATGATAAGTCCTAAGAAGAGTATAGTAAGGAGAGAAAAACCACGATTCTTGAAGGAGATGGGAATAAGAGGAATGAAAATCGGCACAATAAACATGGAGGATGAAGATCTTAGTGAATGGGAAGCATATGGAGATACAATATTGAAAGTTCAATTTGAGAAGGTCTCGGAGCTTTTCGAATGGAAGCACCTTTTCCCAGAATGGATCGACGAGGAGCAAGAAAATGAAGGTTATGTATGTCCGGAAGTACCTATGCCTGTATTTGAGGAGTATGGAAATATTGATATGGTTGTGGCTAacttgccttgtaatttcccaGAGAAAGGATGGGCAAGGGACATGTTTAAGCTGCAAGTTCATTTGATAGTCGCGAACATGGTGGTGAAGAAGGGGAGGAGGGATTGGTATGGGAGGACAAAGGTGGTGTTGTTGAGCAAATGTAGGCCCATGTTGGATATTTTTAGGTGTGATGATTTGGTAAGGAGGGAAAAAGATTGGTGGTACTATGAGCCAGATATGGTGAAGCTTGAGAAGAAAGTTGTTTTGCCCATGGGTACATGTACGTTAGCTTTGCCCTTGTGGGGACAAGGTATGTTTCTAACTCCTTCCAATGCCAAGTTTTAATTTCATATTAACGGGTTAATATTTCTCATGATTGCAATTAGCCTAACTTGGAAATTACGTTACCAATTGATTGAGCATAAATTTATGCTCAATCAATTGGTAACGTAATTTCCAAGTTAGGCTAATTGCAATCATGAGAAATATTAACCCGTTAATAGAAAATTATTTATTGGTAGTGTGGTTTGTTTCTTTACGTAACATAAAAATGGAGTTATTTGTTTGAAACTTTGAGTATGTTGGGTAAAAAAAAGTTACAAGGTTAAAAGATTacaactctttataaaatatgtcATAATTTCGCGTCAAGTAGGGATCGAACGTACGACCTTCTGCTTAGGAAACAGACGCTCTATTCACTGAGTTACATACGCTTTTTACTCACTCGATCTACGCAAACGTCATTTTAAATAATTATAGTGATAATCAAATTTCTATATCTCTGATTAACTTTTCATATTATTCCTTCCGTATTTCGAAAAGAAAATACTTTGGCGGGAGCATAATTTTAGGAGAATGATTTGAATATATTAAAGTAAGATGAAAGTGAAATAGTGGGTGAATtattattatagtaaaaagatgaGGTGAGTAAGTGTAGAAGCacaagaaatagaaatattaatataattagaaATGGGGACCAAAATATGTCAAAAAGGAAAAGTATATCTCTTTATAAAATACAACCGTTTAAGAAAAGTGTATATACTtgtttattactccgtacttaTCACTAAGTTGATAATTGTActaattttcaaaatcaaataaatatAGGTTTCTGTACTTTAGTGAATGTTGAAcgttatgaattaaatgttcatATGGTGagttttattttcgaaaactcACTATATGAACGAACCAAGCCAGAtacataaaatatttatttttgtacaCGCCTAGTATTTGTAACGGGTATAATAGACTATGATCCAATTAGTATGATTTTGATGTCATTTTATTTAACCAATTTTGTTTACAATGTTGTAATAAGGTTTACTAATATTTATTAACTATTCATTATTGTGATtgtgattgtatttttatttattgtgaTAGGGATGAATGAGGTGTATGATGTATCAAGCATAGAAAAAAGCAcaagaaaacaaacaaaacgAGAAGCCTACGTAACAGTACTACATTCCTCTGAGAGCTATGTATGTGGTGCAATCACTCTAGCACAAAGCCTCATTCAAACAGGAACCAAACGAGATCTAGTTATACTTATCGACAAATCCATCTCCCTTCTAAAGCGAGAGGCTCTTGTCGCTGCCGGTTGGAAGATTCGACTAATTAAACGCATTCGAAACCCACGAGCCGAGAAGGGAACCTACAATGAGTACAACTACTCCAAGTTCAGGCTTTGGCAACTTACAGACTATGAAAAGTTAGTCTTCATAGACTCTGATATCGTTGTGCTTCGAAATATAGACTTGCTATTCCATTTCCCTCAAATAACCGCAACTGCTAATGATGGCTCCATATTCAACTCAGGAGTCATGGTACTCGAACCTTCAAATTGTACGTTTCGAACCCTCATGGGGATTCGAAAGGAAATCACTTCTTACAATGGAGGAGATCAAGGGTTCTTGAATGAAGTTTTCGTGTGGTGGCATCGCCTTCCTAGGCGTGTAAACTTCTTAAAGAATTTTTGGTCTAATTCTTCTCTAGAAAGGAGTCTAAAGAACCACTTGTTCGGCTCCGACCCGCCTGAGTTGTACTCGATACATTACTTGGGGTTGAAGCCATGGCTATGTTATAGGGATTATGATTGTAATTGGGATGTTGCCGATCAACATATTTACGCGAGTGATGTGGCCCACGCGAGATGGTGGAAGTTGTACGATTCAATGGATATTAAGTTACAAAAGTTTTGTGAGCTTACTAAGCTAAGGAAAAGGGATTTGGAATGGGACAGAAATAAAGCCTATAAGTCCAAACTTAATGGGGATCATTGGAAGATTAATATTACTGATAATAGAAGATTTGTTTAGCAAAATTTATTGTAATTAAGTTAATGCCCTTTTTGGTAGTACTGACATTTATTATACCATTATGGTATCACAGATATATAATCATGGCATTTGTTTGGCTTTgtaaaatttcttttctttttttgaggAAATCTATGTTAGATGGGTTAGCCCCCGCTCGGGATGGGTGAAACTTAATATCGATGGAGCGGCAAAGGGGAATCCAGGACAAGCAGGATGTGGTGGAGGTAATAAGAGGACATCGAGGTGAACTGCTGATAGGGGTTTTTCGCATCGTTATATGAATACCATCTAATCAACCAAGATTTATTGAACACCTAATAATCGACTATATTGATTATAGTGGAAAATTCGGGATCGTCCCAATAGAACGGTGAGAAAGAGTCAAACAAAATCAAGCTAGCTTAGAATAGGAATGTGATTTGGATTATAGTAAACTAACGATTTTACACTAATCAACAACTCAATAATTAAGGAATAAGCTAGGGGAATTAGGGATCAACTCGGTTTCGATAGGAAAAGGGAATAGAATACGATTATGACAATGTAAGGACATGAAGTCAAGGGGGCAAaccaaataatcaaactaattCCAATAGCACGCTTTCGCGACACTTCAAAACTAGCATGATTCATGAAACAACAAGTTCACTCATATGTTCTCACCAATTATCAATCTCTTGACAAATTAGTAATAAACACTCCAATCAATTAACCATCATAGAATTTCAAATGCTATTCAAGCTaaacatggaaatcctatcCAACCCATCACAATTTAatcacaaaatcatcatcaattcaattCTAATTCCGCAAATACTTCCCAAGCATCACCCCTACCCCTAGTATGGAACTACTCACAAGACATGGAAATAGAAATTAAGTGAAGAGTTGGAATTAAGAAATTAATCACgctaattgaattgaaaacgaAATTAAGAATCAAACAATCAATCAAACTTGGAATTCTAAAattcaatgaaaatggaaagcaATAacaaatgcaaaaacaatattGAAAAGCAATAAAGGAAGAACAATAATGAGAATGAAAAGATGAAAGAGGAAAGAAATTACTTGAAGCTTCAAAAGATTCAACACTTCAGTTGGATTATAAAAGAAATAAAGCTAGACTAAGTggttctctctctaaaacttcTAAAATTTGGAAAATAAGGACAATAATAGGATGTCCCCAAAAATTAGGGAAAAAAGAGTATTTATACGCTTtcctaaaaaagaacaaaataactACAAAtttcgaatttcgaatttcGGATGTCGATGCGGGCGCACATATATGAGTTTTCGAGGGCCCACCAAAATAGGGTGTGGGCGCACCAATGAGTGAGAGAAAACTGGAAATCCAAAGTTACGTACGTCTTCGGTGCGGGCGCACCAAAACAAGGTGCGGGCGGCGCCTCTGAGGGGTTAGGGGCGCAGTGAGGATCAATTGTCAATGAAGAAATCTGCTAAGGAGAACGGTGGGGGCCCACCAAAATGGGTGCGGGCCCATCTTTCCAAAAGTGTCATTTTCCCCCCCAAAAGAATGCTTTTAGAAATTTGCTACAGAGTGGTCTCCCTGCTGGTGTGGGTGCGACCAGTATGGGTGGGGGCGCACCGGCCTAGAAAGCTCgatgttgcatttttgaaaagTTCCTGCAACTTGATTCCAATTTGTGCGCGCGCACCATTCTGCATTTGCACTTGAACTTTATTTCCCTTTTCAACTCCATCCGAAAATCCTATAAAatccaataaaaacaaaataaaaactaagGAAAAACGAATTAAACCAAGAGCCACTACGGATTCAATTTCAACTAAAATGTAAGTAAAATTATAGATTAAAAGGGGAAATAAGAACGAAAACTAgaagaaaataataagaaaataaaggtttagagcgacataaatgtcgcttatcaaactcccccaagctaagcctTTGCTAATCCTCTAGCAAATCAATCAAGAAACGgaaggagaatgagcttattaAGAGACACACTACCAGTGACTAAAAGAATAAACACTAACTCACtatcgtaggaatcacggttgcatatatttaagcacatgcaacaagctctttgaaccccacgatcgctcatgagggcgaatGGGATCTCGTAAGGGTTTTCTAAGAGATTGACCTATAACTCTCCAAAAATGACCAAGGCaagatctaaaaaaaaacaaaaaacaaaaacaagcaaacaaaagaaaaaagaaaaactacAAAAATTCTAGAACCgggcttttattatggaacaagcaAAAGAGGATGCTAATATTTCTAAGCCAATAAACGATTGCATACTAAAAGATGTCCAAAGGTCGAGTGAAAGATTAATCATGCAAAGCGTAGAGAACTAGGAAGTTTGCACTCCTCTTCTCGCCTACAGCCTATCTTACCGCATCCACTCTCTAGATTCAAATCCACCCTCAAAGATAGCTTCTCGTGACACCGCATCCACTCTCTAGATTCAAATCCACCCTCAAATAGAATTTCAAGAGAGAAAAGAACGCTACTCGAAAATCTCGGCATGACAATCTCGCTCCATAGGCTTGACAATTTCCTCCCTCCaacgacaatgactcaactctctAGGGTCAAAAGGACTTTTAGGGTGTAATTTTAGGCTACGGTGAAGGGCATGGAAAAATTTGGGATTTTGAGCTAAGACCTAAAGTGAAGCATCAATGAACTTAACTCAAGCAATAATACCAAAACCAAAttgtaccacttatttggggctcccccaagcttattcaacaaataaaatcaaaccaAACTTCTTTTCTTGCAtcttttttctcattttttttgtgttttaagtGAAACTTTTCTagttgccttgtttttctctatttttggattttttccatttttttgaTTTGCTTTTATTCAACAAATACAAGGGGCTTCCCCATACTTTCCATTTCAAATCAACTCCCATCATTCTTCTCGAATTTGCATATTCAATCACAACatagaacacaacaacacaaagcttcactatcacttctaagggtgaaaacaaaacaaaggctattggCTTGTAATTAGCTAGTAAGAAATGAAGGGACAAGGCTCaaggctagcaagggggcaaattcaaaaaaaatacaagagcaaaataaaaaatgatgcCGTAAACTATAAAAGAAAATAGTAACAGAAAGAAATGCCtttatcgtcccctaaagtagctcggtcgcggtctcgggaaggggAATTGTCAAGTTCTAGATATAAGGG encodes:
- the LOC110788733 gene encoding UDP-glucuronate:xylan alpha-glucuronosyltransferase 2 isoform X1, whose product is MGSSYNLLEKLGLHKMIMKVTPSNKALVIRINVILFAFFGIGYFTVLLWRPFPSVYQDKVLTSSLVRCSLRECHHKAESGVKIKTVLEEKRSNQMISPKKSIVRREKPRFLKEMGIRGMKIGTINMEDEDLSEWEAYGDTILKVQFEKVSELFEWKHLFPEWIDEEQENEGYVCPEVPMPVFEEYGNIDMVVANLPCNFPEKGWARDMFKLQVHLIVANMVVKKGRRDWYGRTKVVLLSKCRPMLDIFRCDDLVRREKDWWYYEPDMVKLEKKVVLPMGTCTLALPLWGQGMNEVYDVSSIEKSTRKQTKREAYVTVLHSSESYVCGAITLAQSLIQTGTKRDLVILIDKSISLLKREALVAAGWKIRLIKRIRNPRAEKGTYNEYNYSKFRLWQLTDYEKLVFIDSDIVVLRNIDLLFHFPQITATANDGSIFNSGVMVLEPSNCTFRTLMGIRKEITSYNGGDQGFLNEVFVWWHRLPRRVNFLKNFWSNSSLERSLKNHLFGSDPPELYSIHYLGLKPWLCYRDYDCNWDVADQHIYASDVAHARWWKLYDSMDIKLQKFCELTKLRKRDLEWDRNKAYKSKLNGDHWKINITDNRRFV
- the LOC110788733 gene encoding UDP-glucuronate:xylan alpha-glucuronosyltransferase 2 isoform X2 → MPSQGKAESGVKIKTVLEEKRSNQMISPKKSIVRREKPRFLKEMGIRGMKIGTINMEDEDLSEWEAYGDTILKVQFEKVSELFEWKHLFPEWIDEEQENEGYVCPEVPMPVFEEYGNIDMVVANLPCNFPEKGWARDMFKLQVHLIVANMVVKKGRRDWYGRTKVVLLSKCRPMLDIFRCDDLVRREKDWWYYEPDMVKLEKKVVLPMGTCTLALPLWGQGMNEVYDVSSIEKSTRKQTKREAYVTVLHSSESYVCGAITLAQSLIQTGTKRDLVILIDKSISLLKREALVAAGWKIRLIKRIRNPRAEKGTYNEYNYSKFRLWQLTDYEKLVFIDSDIVVLRNIDLLFHFPQITATANDGSIFNSGVMVLEPSNCTFRTLMGIRKEITSYNGGDQGFLNEVFVWWHRLPRRVNFLKNFWSNSSLERSLKNHLFGSDPPELYSIHYLGLKPWLCYRDYDCNWDVADQHIYASDVAHARWWKLYDSMDIKLQKFCELTKLRKRDLEWDRNKAYKSKLNGDHWKINITDNRRFV